Part of the Sulfurimonas denitrificans DSM 1251 genome is shown below.
AAACAGATGTAGTTTTTAACTCTGAGTGGTTAAATGCTCTTGGCGCTTCTGGCATGATAACATTAACAACTACTTTTAATGTTGCTAGAATGCTTGAGCGTGATGATTTTGACAAAAGATATAAAAGCGGTACATCAATTGCAATTAGTGAGTTTTTATACCCACTTCTTCAGGGATATGATAGCGTACATTTAAAGAGTGACATAGAGGTAGGCGGAACTGATCAAAAGTTTAATCTTCTTATGGGAAGACACTTGCAACGCTCTTATGATGTAGGAAAAGAGCAGGCTGTTTTAATGGTTCCTATTTTAGAGGGACTAGATGGTGTTCAAAAGATGAGTAAATCTTTGGGTAATTACATAGGCGTTAGTGAAAATCCAAATGAGATATTTGGTAAAGTACTTAGCATAAGCGATGAATTGATGTGGAGATATTACGAGCTTCTTAGTACAAAAACATTAGCAGAGATAGAGAGACTAAAGAGCGGAGTTGAAGCTGGCACGCTTCATCCAAAAAAAGTTAAAGAGGAGTTGGCGATTGAGATAACTGCTAGATTTCACTCCTCTGAGTCTGCACAAAATGCAAAAGATGAGTTTGATAGAGTTCATTCAAATAACCAGATACCAACAGAGATGGATGAATTTTCTTCATCTGAGGCTATATCTATAACAAAAGCACTCGTAGATTGCAATTTAACACCATCAACATCACAAGCAAGAAGAGATATTAAGCAAGGTGCTGTTAGAATAAACCAAGAAAAAATTGATGATGAAACTCTATCGTTAGAAAGTGGAGAGTACATACTTCAAGTTGGAAAAAGAAAATTTGCAAAGTTAAAGGTGAACTAATGGGTAATAGATCATTAAAGATTGGTAAACATATAATAGAAAAACCAATAGTTCAAGGCGGAATGGGTGTTGGAGTAAGTTGGGACTCTCTTGCTGGGAATGTCTCAAAAGAGGGCGGTTTGGGAGTGATAAGTGCTGTTGGAACTGGCTATTATGAAGATAAAAAGTATGCTTCAAAACTTGTAGCTGGAAGACCTCTTGATGTTCTTGGTTTCTACTCTAAAGAGGGGTTTGATGCAATTATAAAAAATGCAAGAAAAATTTGTGGAGATAAACCACTTGCTGCAAATATTTTATATGCGATTAACGATTATGAGCGTGTTGTAAGAGATGCTTGTGAGAGTGGAATTGATATTATTATAACAGGAGCTGGTCTTCCTACAAATATGCCAGAGTTTACAGAGGGCTATCCTGACGTTGCTCTTGTTCCCATAGTCTCATCAGCTAAGGCACTAAAGATAATTTGCAAAAGATGGCAGAAGAGATACAACAGACTTCCTGATGCAGTAGTTTTAGAGGGTCCAAAGAGTGGAGGACACCAAGGTTTTACTTATGAGCAGTGTGCAATGGAGGAAAACCAGTTGGAAAATCTAGTTAGACCGGTTGTGGAAGAGGCTGCTCTTTGGGGAGATATTCCAGTAATTGCAGCTGGTGGCATTTGGGATAAAAATGATATTGATGAGATGATGGCTCTTG
Proteins encoded:
- a CDS encoding nitronate monooxygenase, giving the protein MGNRSLKIGKHIIEKPIVQGGMGVGVSWDSLAGNVSKEGGLGVISAVGTGYYEDKKYASKLVAGRPLDVLGFYSKEGFDAIIKNARKICGDKPLAANILYAINDYERVVRDACESGIDIIITGAGLPTNMPEFTEGYPDVALVPIVSSAKALKIICKRWQKRYNRLPDAVVLEGPKSGGHQGFTYEQCAMEENQLENLVRPVVEEAALWGDIPVIAAGGIWDKNDIDEMMALGASGVQMGTRFIATHECDAHDNFKKVLLDAKKEDIQLFSSPVGYPAQGIRTNLTLLVEKREGPAIKCISNCVAPCNRGEEAKEVGYCIADRLSDAYNGNLETGLFFSGTNGYRVDKIISVKELMDKLVNGE
- the tyrS gene encoding tyrosine--tRNA ligase; the protein is MLKEAISEIQRGCAEIIDEPRVEKLLKAYFEKGETYTVKAGFDPTAPDLHLGHTVLLQKLAIFQKYGARVQFLIGDFTAQIGDPSGKSATRKILSTEDILENAKSYKEQVFKILDASKTDVVFNSEWLNALGASGMITLTTTFNVARMLERDDFDKRYKSGTSIAISEFLYPLLQGYDSVHLKSDIEVGGTDQKFNLLMGRHLQRSYDVGKEQAVLMVPILEGLDGVQKMSKSLGNYIGVSENPNEIFGKVLSISDELMWRYYELLSTKTLAEIERLKSGVEAGTLHPKKVKEELAIEITARFHSSESAQNAKDEFDRVHSNNQIPTEMDEFSSSEAISITKALVDCNLTPSTSQARRDIKQGAVRINQEKIDDETLSLESGEYILQVGKRKFAKLKVN